Proteins encoded by one window of Deinococcus aestuarii:
- a CDS encoding multidrug DMT transporter — MENLLKKAGAMLAHLELFNHMLHLRGLLQLAAHMEERGDRVTLISPGAITLVGGDMTTDPSVTTSKGATVEAGTAYSVLRTLKGHDAPEYAVTREELKALNARAVADLEAGDAMRAFGETLARIGVPGGAGADTAPERPTRGRRAAEGETAPEQPAA; from the coding sequence ATGGAGAATCTGCTGAAGAAGGCTGGCGCGATGCTGGCGCACCTGGAGCTGTTCAACCACATGCTGCACCTGCGGGGGCTCCTTCAGCTCGCGGCGCATATGGAGGAGCGCGGCGACCGGGTGACCCTGATCTCGCCGGGGGCGATCACGCTCGTCGGGGGTGACATGACGACCGACCCCAGCGTCACCACGAGCAAGGGGGCGACCGTCGAGGCGGGCACGGCGTACAGCGTGCTGCGGACCCTCAAGGGGCACGACGCGCCGGAGTACGCCGTCACGCGCGAGGAACTCAAGGCGCTGAACGCGCGGGCGGTCGCGGATCTGGAGGCGGGCGACGCCATGCGGGCGTTCGGGGAGACGCTGGCGCGGATCGGGGTGCCGGGTGGGGCGGGGGCGGACACGGCGCCGGAGCGGCCCACGCGGGGTCGTCGTGCCGCCGAGGGGGAGACGGCGCCGGAGCAGCCTGCGGCGTAG
- a CDS encoding GNAT family N-acetyltransferase encodes MTHATNPAPVTVRHVTDPHDPALDAFGRIQEASYYAPDMLIPPGAFPHLVAGRGGRRNRILVAEDASGRVLGGTVYHLLPEAGFSSFVAVAREARGRGISHALHGARLEDVRAHGLAGLFADSVYAARQDPGDREAEAQVGTDPLARRRALHALGYRTVDAPYWQPVGGKGGGPLTDLDLIYDPLDGGDTVPTELVTGTLRAYWDGWLGRDRAAREAAALAERAGNPATLPLLPATETPHYWRGRTEG; translated from the coding sequence ATGACCCACGCCACGAACCCTGCCCCCGTGACCGTCCGCCACGTCACCGACCCGCATGACCCGGCGCTGGACGCCTTCGGGCGCATCCAGGAGGCGAGCTACTACGCCCCCGACATGCTGATCCCGCCCGGCGCCTTCCCCCACCTCGTCGCGGGCCGGGGCGGGCGCCGGAACCGCATCCTGGTCGCCGAGGACGCCTCAGGCCGGGTGCTGGGCGGCACGGTGTATCACCTGCTGCCGGAGGCGGGTTTCAGCTCCTTCGTGGCCGTGGCGAGGGAGGCGCGGGGCCGGGGCATCAGCCACGCCCTCCACGGGGCGAGGCTGGAAGATGTGCGCGCCCACGGCCTGGCGGGCCTCTTCGCCGACAGCGTGTACGCCGCTCGCCAGGACCCCGGGGACCGAGAGGCCGAGGCGCAGGTCGGCACCGACCCCCTCGCCCGCCGCCGCGCCCTGCACGCCCTGGGTTACCGCACGGTGGACGCGCCCTACTGGCAACCCGTGGGAGGCAAGGGCGGCGGCCCGCTGACCGACCTCGACCTGATCTACGACCCCCTGGACGGCGGCGATACCGTGCCGACCGAGCTGGTCACCGGGACCCTCCGCGCCTACTGGGACGGCTGGCTGGGCAGGGACAGGGCCGCCCGCGAGGCCGCCGCCCTCGCCGAGCGGGCGGGCAACCCCGCCACCCTCCCCCTCCTGCCCGCCACAGAGACGCCGCACTACTGGCGGGGACGGACGGAAGGTTGA